From Pseudoalteromonas sp. R3, one genomic window encodes:
- a CDS encoding NAD(P)H nitroreductase encodes MDAIELLLTRQSDSNLSFPGPSAEQLEVIKKAALKVPDHGGLKPWRFILVEEQGREKLGEIFYQAAVEEQQEQRIIDRAKALPERAPMLIIAVSPYVEHPKVPRIEQIESAACSVFAMQQAAFAQGLSGVWRTGYFAQSASVKRQLGLSEQDEIVGYLYLGTPTVQCTKPVRHQPEDFFTQL; translated from the coding sequence ATGGATGCCATTGAATTATTATTAACGCGACAATCAGACAGCAACTTGTCCTTTCCGGGACCTAGTGCAGAGCAACTTGAGGTGATAAAAAAAGCAGCGCTTAAGGTGCCTGATCACGGAGGTTTAAAGCCATGGCGCTTTATTTTAGTAGAGGAGCAGGGCAGAGAGAAGCTGGGTGAGATATTCTATCAGGCTGCAGTAGAGGAACAGCAAGAGCAACGCATTATCGACCGTGCCAAAGCACTACCTGAACGTGCCCCTATGTTGATCATCGCCGTTTCCCCCTATGTAGAGCACCCCAAAGTACCCAGGATCGAGCAAATTGAAAGCGCAGCTTGTAGTGTGTTTGCTATGCAGCAAGCGGCTTTTGCTCAGGGTCTGTCTGGTGTCTGGAGAACCGGTTATTTTGCTCAAAGTGCATCCGTTAAGCGCCAGCTTGGCCTGAGTGAGCAGGATGAGATTGTTGGTTATCTGTATCTTGGCACTCCGACAGTTCAATGTACTAAGCCTGTCAGACATCAGCCGGAAGACTTTTTCACTCAGCTATAG
- a CDS encoding DoxX family protein: MLKSFYLLYRSLLDKVSFLDGLAPLMLRFILAPVMIIAGFSKLNLTNTELAWWQRLLADENVVAWFGNAQWGLGLPAPDLLAFLAGWTEFLGGWLLLIGLATRLVSVPLAVTMFIAATQVHWHNGWFSVAPSNPDTSAAQVFAWLGSDAAEQSLEASKEVAERLSRIKEIVEANGLPEYLYEYGNPVILNNGIEFAAIYFAMLISLIFTGGGRFFSLDYWLRKHLEPNKNYLP, translated from the coding sequence ATGCTCAAATCATTCTACCTTCTTTATCGCTCTCTTTTGGACAAAGTGTCTTTTCTTGATGGCCTGGCGCCTCTGATGCTTAGATTTATCCTGGCACCTGTCATGATCATTGCTGGATTCAGTAAACTGAATCTGACCAATACGGAGCTTGCCTGGTGGCAGCGTTTGCTTGCCGATGAAAATGTCGTTGCCTGGTTTGGTAACGCGCAGTGGGGACTTGGTTTACCAGCCCCGGATTTACTGGCTTTTTTGGCGGGGTGGACGGAATTTCTTGGTGGCTGGCTACTATTGATAGGCCTGGCTACTCGTCTGGTGTCTGTGCCACTTGCCGTGACTATGTTCATCGCTGCTACTCAAGTGCACTGGCATAACGGCTGGTTTTCGGTGGCACCAAGCAACCCGGATACCAGCGCAGCCCAGGTATTTGCCTGGCTTGGAAGTGATGCAGCTGAGCAGAGTTTGGAGGCCAGTAAAGAGGTCGCAGAGCGGCTGTCCCGCATCAAAGAAATTGTTGAGGCCAATGGATTACCAGAATACCTTTACGAGTACGGAAATCCGGTGATCCTGAACAATGGCATTGAGTTCGCTGCGATTTACTTTGCTATGCTGATAAGCCTGATATTTACAGGCGGCGGGCGTTTTTTCAGCCTGGATTACTGGCTTCGTAAGCATCTGGAGCCCAATAAGAATTATTTGCCGTAA
- a CDS encoding NADPH-dependent 2,4-dienoyl-CoA reductase codes for MLEQKLQLKNTDLRNRLVMGSMHTGLEEGWHNRKRLKAFYEERAKGGVGLIITGGYSPNLRGKLTPISSSFNSRYDIIKHRAYTSAVHEHGGKICLQLLHAGRYAYHPFNVAPSEIKAPINPYTPKSMSLSMIRNTIKDFAKSAKMAEKAGYDGVEIMGSEGYLINEFMADHTNKRQDLYGGTLENRMRLAVEIVRAVREKVSAKFIIVFRLSVMDLIPNGSTAEEVTAQAKALEEAGVDILNTGIGWHEARVPTIASMVPAGAFREASKRLKDVVDIPVVAVNRINTPDLANDILNQGEADLISMARPLLADPEFFNKYAQNQSEQINICIGCNQGCLDHVFKGKRATCLVNPQAGYELDYPLERTNSPKQVLVVGAGPAGLSASCYLAKKGHKVTLIDKNEHAGGQFNLAMRIPGKEDFKYTLNYFLKEVERLGVELKLGCEYESSMAQSYDDIVFATGVSPRQSRITCSDGKRVFAYDEVIRKEVELGDKIAILGAGGIGFDMVAFLAEQADQSIEEFKAQWGIECQPSDSATGKKLYMLKRSEGRFGNNLGKTTGWIHRAVAKHHNVEQIAECEYISFDNKGLLVKQGGKERVLDVDTVVACIGQTSNDALFDKDTMPANQHVIGGAKLAAAIDAKRAIYEALQVARKI; via the coding sequence ATGTTAGAACAAAAACTACAATTGAAGAATACAGATTTGCGAAATCGCTTGGTCATGGGCTCTATGCACACAGGCCTGGAAGAGGGATGGCATAACAGGAAGCGCTTAAAAGCCTTTTACGAGGAGCGAGCAAAGGGCGGTGTTGGCTTGATTATAACCGGAGGTTACAGCCCGAATTTGCGTGGCAAACTCACTCCAATTTCTTCTTCGTTTAACAGTCGCTATGACATTATCAAGCACCGTGCATACACCAGCGCTGTGCATGAGCATGGTGGTAAGATTTGCCTTCAGTTGTTACACGCAGGGCGATATGCTTACCATCCATTTAATGTTGCACCCAGCGAGATTAAAGCGCCGATTAATCCTTACACACCCAAATCTATGTCGCTGAGCATGATCCGCAATACAATTAAAGATTTTGCAAAATCCGCGAAGATGGCTGAAAAAGCTGGGTATGATGGCGTTGAAATCATGGGTTCTGAAGGCTATCTGATCAACGAATTTATGGCCGATCATACAAACAAGCGCCAGGATTTATACGGTGGCACGCTGGAAAATCGAATGCGTTTAGCCGTTGAGATAGTTCGTGCGGTGCGGGAAAAAGTCTCGGCCAAATTCATCATCGTATTTCGTTTGTCTGTGATGGATTTGATCCCCAATGGTTCCACAGCCGAAGAAGTCACAGCGCAGGCCAAAGCACTGGAAGAAGCCGGCGTCGATATTCTCAATACCGGCATTGGCTGGCACGAAGCGCGTGTTCCAACGATTGCCAGTATGGTACCTGCCGGTGCGTTTCGTGAAGCGTCAAAACGCCTTAAAGACGTCGTAGATATCCCGGTTGTTGCAGTTAATCGGATCAATACCCCTGATCTTGCAAATGATATTCTCAATCAGGGAGAGGCGGACCTGATTTCAATGGCGCGTCCTTTACTCGCCGATCCTGAGTTTTTCAACAAGTATGCACAAAACCAGAGCGAGCAAATTAATATTTGTATCGGCTGTAATCAGGGCTGTCTGGACCATGTTTTTAAAGGCAAACGGGCTACCTGTCTTGTCAATCCACAGGCAGGTTACGAGCTGGATTATCCTCTGGAGCGCACGAACAGCCCTAAACAGGTGTTGGTCGTGGGGGCGGGACCAGCAGGATTGTCTGCTAGCTGCTATCTGGCTAAAAAAGGTCATAAAGTAACTCTGATTGACAAGAATGAGCATGCAGGAGGTCAGTTTAATCTGGCCATGCGGATACCTGGTAAAGAAGACTTCAAGTACACTCTGAACTACTTCCTGAAAGAAGTTGAGCGTTTGGGTGTCGAGTTAAAACTTGGCTGCGAGTATGAGTCATCCATGGCGCAGTCATACGATGACATCGTATTTGCAACTGGGGTCAGCCCTCGACAATCCAGAATTACCTGTAGCGATGGTAAGCGTGTTTTTGCTTACGATGAGGTGATCCGCAAAGAAGTTGAGCTTGGTGATAAAATCGCGATTCTTGGTGCCGGTGGAATTGGCTTTGATATGGTCGCTTTTTTGGCTGAACAGGCAGACCAAAGCATAGAAGAATTCAAAGCGCAGTGGGGAATTGAATGCCAACCGTCAGACAGTGCGACAGGTAAGAAGCTCTATATGCTTAAGCGTAGCGAAGGTCGCTTTGGTAATAACTTAGGCAAAACGACGGGGTGGATCCACCGCGCGGTAGCCAAGCACCATAACGTCGAACAGATTGCCGAGTGCGAGTATATTTCATTCGATAATAAAGGCCTGCTCGTCAAACAAGGTGGTAAAGAGCGCGTTCTGGACGTAGACACTGTGGTTGCCTGTATTGGCCAGACATCGAACGATGCGTTGTTTGACAAAGACACTATGCCTGCGAATCAGCATGTCATCGGCGGCGCTAAGCTGGCGGCGGCTATTGATGCCAAAAGAGCTATCTATGAAGCCTTACAGGTAGCAAGAAAAATATAA
- the sppA gene encoding signal peptide peptidase SppA — translation MIGKFFLGIWHALNFSRRLVLNFLFFFLIIAAVLAALPTEKEPQIAQNSVLRLNLSGKLVEQLTYVDPVDAAMGDIFGKQDMPKEMLVDDVVDTINIAANDARIKALYLDLRHMHYAHLDKLRDIASAIEGFKAANKKVFAHSPYFSQSQYYLAAHADEVSIHPYGGINISGYGSYPMYFKDALEKLKVTQHIFRVGTYKSAVEPFIRNDMSEAAKEANQMWLNALWAQYKQDVANKRGFDTANFDETLTQFVDKMASVTGDSAQFAVKYGWVDKLETDQEFNQKLIELVGTQDNGKRFKQVAFEDYYNAVASDGFGVNPFTDKVAVVVAKGNIVDGKRKAGMIGGDSTAALLRQARLDEKVKAVVLRIDSGGGSMFASEIIRNEVLAIKAAGKPVIASMGSVAASGGYWIAASANEIWASPSTITGSIGVFGTILTFENSLKELGIYSDGVATTELKSSSLARGLDPKFAHVLQMGVEDAYNKFISVIADSRNLPVSDVDNVAQGRVWLATQAQEFGLVDKLGTKQEAIEAAAQMANLEHYDVFTVEQTLSEKEQLLQDIFGSAAVQSLLTTSSDDPVTQLSSIANQGLSQLLNQVRHNANLISQFNDPNNIYTLCTACVVAE, via the coding sequence TTGATCGGTAAATTTTTTCTCGGTATCTGGCACGCGCTGAACTTTTCTCGCCGCCTGGTTCTCAATTTTTTGTTCTTTTTCCTCATTATCGCGGCTGTCTTAGCTGCACTCCCAACGGAGAAAGAGCCACAGATTGCACAAAACAGTGTATTGCGTCTTAACCTGTCAGGAAAACTGGTTGAGCAGCTCACTTATGTGGACCCGGTAGACGCAGCAATGGGAGACATTTTTGGTAAGCAAGACATGCCAAAAGAGATGTTGGTTGATGACGTCGTTGATACTATTAATATTGCCGCCAATGATGCTCGTATTAAGGCACTCTATTTAGATTTACGCCATATGCATTACGCGCACCTTGATAAGTTACGCGATATTGCAAGCGCTATAGAGGGATTTAAAGCCGCTAATAAAAAAGTGTTTGCACATAGCCCATACTTTAGTCAGTCTCAGTATTATCTGGCAGCCCATGCTGATGAAGTTTCCATCCACCCTTATGGGGGTATTAATATCAGTGGCTATGGCTCCTATCCTATGTACTTTAAAGATGCTCTTGAAAAGCTCAAAGTCACTCAGCATATCTTCCGCGTTGGCACTTATAAATCAGCGGTAGAACCTTTTATTCGTAATGATATGTCTGAAGCAGCAAAAGAAGCCAACCAAATGTGGCTGAATGCCCTGTGGGCACAGTACAAGCAAGATGTAGCGAATAAGCGCGGATTTGATACTGCAAACTTTGACGAAACATTAACTCAGTTTGTTGATAAAATGGCCTCTGTGACCGGTGACTCTGCACAGTTTGCCGTTAAGTATGGCTGGGTTGATAAACTTGAAACCGATCAGGAGTTTAATCAAAAGCTCATCGAGCTGGTTGGGACCCAGGACAATGGTAAGCGGTTCAAACAAGTCGCATTTGAAGACTATTATAATGCAGTGGCATCTGATGGCTTTGGTGTAAATCCATTTACAGATAAGGTGGCAGTAGTCGTAGCCAAAGGCAACATCGTTGATGGTAAACGCAAGGCTGGCATGATTGGTGGAGACTCAACTGCTGCACTCCTGCGCCAAGCAAGGCTGGACGAAAAAGTAAAAGCTGTGGTGTTAAGAATCGATTCTGGCGGCGGGAGCATGTTTGCATCTGAAATCATTCGTAATGAAGTGCTGGCCATTAAAGCCGCAGGCAAACCCGTCATTGCCTCTATGGGGTCAGTCGCAGCGTCCGGTGGATATTGGATTGCTGCTTCAGCCAATGAAATCTGGGCATCTCCTAGCACGATTACCGGCTCGATTGGTGTATTCGGGACCATTCTAACTTTTGAAAACTCTCTTAAGGAGCTTGGGATTTACTCTGATGGTGTCGCCACCACTGAGCTAAAGTCTTCCTCTTTAGCACGAGGCCTGGACCCTAAATTTGCACATGTATTACAGATGGGCGTTGAAGATGCTTACAACAAGTTTATTTCTGTCATTGCTGATTCGCGAAACCTTCCGGTCTCTGATGTTGATAATGTTGCTCAGGGCAGAGTGTGGCTCGCCACTCAGGCACAGGAATTTGGGTTAGTTGATAAACTGGGCACCAAACAAGAGGCAATAGAGGCAGCTGCTCAAATGGCGAATCTGGAGCATTATGACGTATTCACTGTTGAGCAAACTTTGTCTGAAAAAGAACAGCTGCTTCAGGATATTTTTGGCTCTGCTGCAGTCCAATCACTGTTGACTACGTCTTCTGACGATCCAGTGACTCAGCTAAGCTCTATAGCGAACCAGGGCCTGAGCCAGCTTCTAAATCAGGTCAGGCATAATGCCAACTTAATCTCACAGTTTAATGACCCAAACAACATCTATACCCTGTGTACGGCCTGTGTTGTCGCAGAATAG
- the ansA gene encoding asparaginase: MKRKKIYIAYTGGTIGMKQSSRGYVPVAGYLTETVKSNAEFTREEMPLFDIHEYCPLIDSSDMSPLHWQLIADDIKSKYEEYDGFVVLHGTDTMAYTASALSFMFENLTKPVIITGSQIPLSQLRSDGQVNLLNAMYLAANYPIAEVSLFFNNKLFRGNRAIKAHADGFDAFASPNMAPLAQAGINIQLIEGQLSPYVDQALRVTSIASQPIGVLHLYPGISSTMVANVLQCDVKALILLSFGVGNAPQQEDILNALKAASDKGVVIVNLTQCIQGQVNMGGYATGNALLNCGVISGYDMTLEACLTKLHYLFSQDLELETVRHLMQDNLRGELTR; encoded by the coding sequence ATGAAAAGAAAAAAAATCTATATTGCCTACACAGGCGGTACAATTGGTATGAAGCAATCCAGCCGGGGCTATGTTCCTGTTGCGGGCTATTTGACTGAAACGGTCAAAAGTAATGCCGAGTTTACCCGAGAAGAAATGCCCCTGTTCGACATTCATGAATACTGCCCGCTTATAGATTCGTCGGACATGTCTCCACTACACTGGCAACTGATAGCCGATGACATAAAAAGTAAGTACGAAGAGTATGACGGGTTCGTGGTGCTTCATGGCACAGATACCATGGCATATACTGCGTCAGCATTGTCATTTATGTTTGAGAATCTGACTAAACCTGTGATCATAACGGGCTCTCAGATCCCCCTGTCTCAGCTTCGCTCTGACGGCCAGGTTAATCTGCTTAACGCGATGTACCTTGCTGCGAACTATCCCATTGCTGAGGTGAGCCTGTTTTTCAATAATAAATTATTTCGTGGTAACCGAGCCATCAAAGCACATGCTGATGGGTTTGACGCTTTTGCGTCACCGAATATGGCACCGCTCGCACAAGCTGGTATTAATATTCAGTTGATAGAAGGTCAGTTAAGTCCGTACGTAGATCAAGCCTTGCGGGTTACTTCTATAGCGTCACAACCAATAGGTGTATTGCATCTTTACCCGGGGATTAGCAGTACTATGGTAGCTAATGTTCTGCAATGTGATGTTAAAGCACTTATCCTGCTCAGTTTTGGCGTCGGTAACGCACCACAGCAAGAAGATATTCTCAATGCGCTGAAAGCGGCGTCAGATAAAGGCGTTGTTATTGTGAATTTAACCCAGTGTATTCAGGGCCAGGTCAACATGGGTGGCTATGCAACTGGCAATGCTCTGCTTAACTGTGGCGTGATTAGTGGCTACGATATGACACTTGAAGCCTGTTTGACAAAATTACACTATCTATTCAGTCAGGATCTTGAGTTGGAAACGGTTCGCCACCTTATGCAGGACAACCTGCGTGGTGAATTGACCCGATAA
- the gndA gene encoding NADP-dependent phosphogluconate dehydrogenase yields MQVALVGLGVMGKNLALNLVEQGMTLVAYDKNPDAGAELLSCAQSLGIAERLHIVSDLADMVKRLDTPRSVLLLVPAGELVDKVCQDLIEAGVEKGDIIVDCGNSNYKDGIARKLKYQNKFEFATMGISGGAEGARHGPAMMASGSEGGWERLIPWFEKVAATHNGESCFARVGQSASGHFVKMVHNGIEYALMQLIAEMYQLLRIGTGRTPAQVAEVFKEWSEGQLNSYLLAISSHILSLESEKNEPVVDLIDNKVGAKGTGLWTAQNALELGIAVPSLVAAVQARHLTNTIDTPAAKEMTYANRDTNNVELDLCELRDAFYFASLLCYRQGLALIKGASRSHQWKVDLDKTLQTWRAGCIIRADYLDDIAKGVEYIDTLEGPANALRKVAGQAIQSGLAFPVLTSTQTYIATLSTPSNGHLVQAQRDYFGEHGIKTHSGESCHLTDLTEIAAKVR; encoded by the coding sequence ATGCAAGTTGCATTAGTTGGTTTGGGTGTGATGGGGAAAAACCTCGCGCTAAATTTAGTAGAACAGGGTATGACGCTAGTCGCCTATGATAAAAACCCGGATGCAGGTGCCGAGCTATTGAGTTGCGCACAGTCATTGGGTATTGCCGAGCGCCTTCACATAGTTTCCGATCTTGCTGACATGGTAAAACGGTTGGACACACCTAGATCTGTTTTGCTGTTAGTACCGGCTGGTGAGCTGGTGGATAAGGTGTGTCAGGATTTAATCGAAGCAGGCGTTGAAAAGGGCGACATCATTGTTGATTGTGGTAACAGCAACTACAAAGATGGTATTGCTCGTAAACTTAAATACCAAAATAAATTTGAGTTTGCCACGATGGGGATTTCCGGTGGTGCGGAAGGTGCTCGGCATGGTCCTGCCATGATGGCCAGCGGTTCAGAAGGCGGTTGGGAACGTTTGATCCCTTGGTTTGAAAAAGTGGCCGCCACACATAACGGCGAATCTTGCTTCGCGCGTGTTGGTCAGTCTGCTAGCGGTCATTTTGTAAAAATGGTTCACAACGGGATTGAGTATGCATTGATGCAATTGATTGCGGAGATGTATCAGTTGTTGCGGATCGGCACAGGTCGAACGCCAGCCCAAGTCGCTGAGGTATTTAAAGAGTGGTCTGAAGGACAGCTCAATAGTTATCTTCTGGCAATATCCAGCCATATCCTTAGCCTGGAGAGCGAAAAAAATGAACCGGTGGTCGACCTGATTGATAATAAAGTAGGTGCGAAGGGTACTGGTCTTTGGACAGCACAAAATGCGTTGGAGCTTGGAATTGCGGTGCCTTCTTTGGTTGCAGCTGTGCAGGCACGACACTTGACTAACACCATAGATACACCTGCAGCGAAAGAAATGACCTATGCTAATCGTGATACAAACAACGTTGAGTTGGATCTATGCGAGCTAAGAGACGCATTCTATTTCGCCAGCCTGCTGTGCTACCGCCAGGGCCTGGCACTTATCAAAGGTGCATCCAGGTCGCATCAGTGGAAAGTAGATTTAGATAAGACGCTTCAAACATGGCGTGCAGGTTGTATCATCCGAGCAGATTACCTGGATGACATTGCCAAAGGGGTTGAATACATTGATACCCTGGAAGGGCCTGCAAACGCCCTGCGCAAAGTGGCTGGGCAAGCTATTCAAAGTGGCCTTGCATTCCCTGTGCTCACTTCAACGCAAACCTACATTGCGACATTGAGCACACCTAGTAATGGTCACTTAGTGCAAGCACAGCGAGACTACTTTGGTGAGCATGGTATTAAAACGCACAGTGGAGAATCATGCCATTTGACCGACCTGACTGAGATAGCAGCTAAAGTGAGATAA
- the pyk gene encoding pyruvate kinase — MLRRTKIVATLGPATDRDNNLEKIIRAGANVVRLNFSHGVAQDHKDRAQAVRDIAKKLNKHVSILADLQGPKIRVSTFKDGKVELAVGAKFTLDAELEKGEGTIESVGIDYKELPNDVKSGDLLLLNDGLIQLTVDSVVGNKVHCTVTVGGVLSNNKGINRLGGGLTAPAFTEKDKQDLLTATEIGVDYIAVSFPRSGEDMRYVRALAEKAGSDAQLLAKIERAEAVESVEAIDDIVLASDAVMVARGDLGVEIGDAALVGKQKQIISRARSLNRTVITATQMMESMIDNPMPTRAEVMDVANAVLDGTDAVMLSAETAAGDYPEETVATMARVCLGAESQPQTHISKHRLDSMFTDTSETLALSAMYAANHLTSVKAIVALTESGNTAKLMSRISSGLPIYSLSRHARTLGQTALYRGVYPVYFDSTKCSEESTVRDALNTLVETGALEQGDTVILTHGDVMETIGATNTMKIVTV; from the coding sequence ATGCTTAGACGCACAAAAATTGTAGCAACACTTGGGCCAGCTACGGACAGAGATAATAACTTAGAAAAAATCATTCGTGCAGGCGCAAACGTTGTCCGCTTAAACTTTTCCCACGGAGTTGCACAAGACCACAAAGACCGGGCTCAGGCGGTCAGAGACATAGCAAAAAAACTAAATAAACACGTATCAATTCTGGCAGATTTGCAAGGACCAAAAATTCGCGTATCAACGTTCAAAGACGGCAAAGTAGAACTGGCTGTTGGCGCTAAATTTACGCTAGACGCAGAACTCGAAAAAGGTGAAGGTACCATCGAGTCGGTCGGTATCGACTACAAAGAGCTACCAAATGATGTTAAATCGGGCGATTTGCTATTGTTAAACGACGGGCTTATTCAACTAACTGTCGACTCAGTAGTGGGCAATAAAGTACATTGTACTGTCACCGTAGGTGGTGTTCTGTCGAACAACAAAGGTATTAATCGACTGGGTGGTGGATTAACAGCTCCCGCATTCACGGAAAAAGATAAGCAGGATTTACTGACCGCTACAGAAATAGGCGTTGATTACATCGCGGTTTCTTTCCCTCGCAGTGGTGAAGACATGCGCTATGTGCGCGCTCTTGCAGAAAAGGCAGGTTCAGATGCACAGTTACTCGCTAAAATTGAACGTGCAGAAGCCGTTGAGTCTGTTGAAGCGATTGACGATATTGTATTGGCTTCTGATGCCGTAATGGTTGCTCGTGGTGACTTGGGTGTTGAGATCGGTGATGCCGCATTGGTTGGTAAACAAAAACAAATCATTAGTCGAGCGCGCTCTTTAAACAGAACAGTCATCACAGCAACACAGATGATGGAGTCTATGATAGACAATCCGATGCCGACCCGCGCAGAGGTTATGGACGTTGCGAATGCCGTACTCGATGGAACTGATGCTGTAATGTTGTCTGCTGAGACAGCAGCAGGCGATTATCCGGAAGAAACCGTTGCAACAATGGCACGCGTTTGCCTCGGTGCTGAATCGCAGCCACAAACCCATATTTCAAAACACCGCTTAGACAGTATGTTTACCGACACTTCGGAGACTCTGGCTCTATCTGCAATGTATGCGGCTAACCATCTGACTTCAGTGAAAGCCATAGTGGCACTGACAGAATCAGGGAATACAGCGAAATTAATGTCAAGAATTAGTTCTGGCTTGCCAATTTACTCATTATCAAGACATGCCAGAACATTAGGCCAGACAGCGCTTTATCGAGGCGTTTATCCGGTTTATTTTGACTCTACTAAATGCAGTGAAGAATCAACCGTTCGCGATGCGCTAAATACACTGGTAGAAACAGGTGCGCTGGAACAAGGCGATACGGTGATCCTGACTCACGGCGACGTTATGGAAACTATTGGTGCGACCAATACAATGAAGATTGTCACCGTCTAA
- a CDS encoding LytTR family DNA-binding domain-containing protein, with the protein MSKIRTLIVDDESLARKGLAVRLKQIEEIEVIELCSSGEQALELCANQQIDLVFLDIQMPTMNGFEVARALSESVKPLPAIVFVTAFDHYAVKAFEIHALDYILKPVDDNRLKQAVEKVHSYLKTQQDNAHKKKLASFVAGITGNNCEEILRKLATGDTIEDKKYPESIAVKEQGEIIRVSAASIQWIDAAGDYMCLHCSDGQTHILRKTMKELEQELDPKLFVRVHRSAIVNTKQISKLVTQSSGEYLLVLENGQELKVSRSYRDKVKAALAS; encoded by the coding sequence ATGAGCAAAATCAGAACACTAATTGTAGATGATGAGTCCCTAGCCAGAAAAGGCCTGGCGGTGCGCTTAAAACAAATAGAAGAGATAGAGGTTATCGAGTTGTGTAGCTCAGGAGAGCAGGCGCTTGAGTTATGCGCAAATCAGCAGATAGATCTTGTCTTTTTAGACATTCAAATGCCAACCATGAATGGTTTTGAAGTAGCCAGGGCGCTTAGTGAAAGTGTGAAGCCGCTGCCTGCCATCGTGTTTGTCACTGCTTTTGATCATTATGCAGTAAAAGCCTTTGAAATTCATGCTTTAGATTACATCCTAAAGCCCGTAGATGACAACAGACTAAAACAGGCGGTTGAAAAAGTGCATAGCTATTTGAAAACACAACAAGACAATGCTCACAAGAAAAAGCTCGCCAGCTTCGTTGCCGGTATTACTGGTAATAATTGCGAAGAAATCCTGCGTAAACTGGCTACAGGCGACACCATTGAAGACAAGAAGTATCCAGAGTCAATTGCAGTAAAAGAGCAAGGAGAGATCATTCGTGTATCTGCTGCATCGATTCAGTGGATCGATGCAGCCGGAGATTACATGTGCTTACACTGTTCTGACGGTCAGACACACATTCTTCGCAAAACAATGAAAGAGCTTGAGCAAGAATTGGATCCTAAGCTGTTTGTGCGTGTGCATCGTTCTGCCATCGTTAATACTAAGCAAATAAGTAAGTTGGTTACACAAAGTAGCGGAGAGTACTTATTGGTATTGGAGAATGGTCAGGAGCTTAAAGTAAGCCGCAGTTACAGAGACAAAGTAAAAGCTGCTTTAGCAAGTTAA
- a CDS encoding histidine kinase, with the protein MKWQALVDNRQRFFWVLQIAGWIGYALVNYIGSKVFEMRDIYVFVIVLNAYAGCLMTVPLRYLYRKVWNAKPLLLIFVVFSASYLTGTLWSVVQKFNMWEIYRHGYRPEEWYYYLQQGLDSVYIILCWSGLYFGIKYYQLLQSERQKALKANTMAHEAQLKMLRYQLNPHFLFNTLNAISTLILVEENKDANQMVSRLSDFLRYTLNTDPIKKVPLEQELHALKLYLNIEKVRFDERLEVEFDITEDAKQALVPSLILQPLIENSIKYAIAHMANGGKIEIRAQVFANELLLEVGDNGPGASIENGQLSNAQGVGIANTQDRLRTLYENNYSFVLAHNTPSGLKVNIRVPFEKAEK; encoded by the coding sequence TTGAAGTGGCAAGCTCTGGTCGATAATCGACAGCGATTTTTCTGGGTTTTACAAATTGCAGGCTGGATAGGCTATGCACTAGTAAACTATATCGGTTCAAAAGTATTCGAAATGCGCGATATTTACGTATTTGTGATCGTGTTGAATGCTTACGCCGGTTGTTTAATGACGGTGCCATTGCGCTATTTGTATCGCAAGGTATGGAATGCTAAACCTCTACTGCTCATTTTTGTCGTTTTTAGCGCTTCGTATCTTACAGGCACATTGTGGTCTGTTGTTCAAAAGTTCAACATGTGGGAAATATACCGACACGGTTATCGCCCTGAAGAATGGTATTATTATCTGCAGCAAGGGCTGGATTCAGTTTATATTATTCTATGCTGGAGTGGCCTCTATTTCGGTATTAAATACTATCAGTTGCTTCAAAGCGAGCGGCAGAAAGCACTCAAAGCAAATACGATGGCACATGAAGCACAGCTGAAGATGCTGCGTTATCAGCTCAACCCTCACTTTCTTTTCAACACCTTGAACGCAATTTCGACTTTGATTTTGGTTGAAGAAAACAAAGATGCGAATCAAATGGTGTCCAGGCTGAGTGATTTCTTACGTTACACGCTAAACACGGATCCAATCAAAAAGGTGCCACTGGAGCAAGAGTTACATGCACTGAAACTCTACCTGAATATTGAAAAAGTACGTTTTGATGAACGTCTGGAAGTTGAGTTTGATATTACTGAGGATGCTAAACAGGCTTTGGTTCCTAGTTTGATTTTGCAGCCTTTAATTGAAAACTCGATTAAATATGCTATTGCGCATATGGCTAACGGTGGCAAAATTGAGATTAGGGCTCAGGTCTTTGCCAATGAGCTATTGTTAGAGGTAGGGGATAACGGACCCGGTGCCTCAATCGAAAATGGCCAGCTAAGCAATGCACAAGGAGTTGGCATCGCGAACACCCAGGACCGACTAAGAACCTTGTACGAAAACAACTATTCATTTGTGCTTGCGCACAACACACCTTCAGGATTGAAGGTGAATATACGAGTTCCTTTTGAAAAGGCTGAGAAGTAA